The following proteins come from a genomic window of Pichia kudriavzevii chromosome 1, complete sequence:
- a CDS encoding uncharacterized protein (PKUD0A03920; similar to Saccharomyces cerevisiae YLR403W (SFP1); ancestral locus Anc_4.265), with translation MDTQLGNHPSAMAVHHQQHTQNSSEPINISFSRNNSIYHNNPKLRRESIAQSQGIGGVSWGSVGIGSWLKDEVFMLQHQHQYQNPNLNLNQSQTQNQSQTQTQNHNYQQHQNQHLAHNNSSNNLININSAAPHSSNHQFRHGSINLYNGNFNNSNAMDLRNDSIMMVSDSIPNSSYLADLEANYCKDYSCCGQLLPTLHDLLKHYEEMHIGNDFSSNNFQQDGNFQSNDLNNGLQPQLNLNTGTNGNLPHHSNALSNDSNSRVRNNNSIGAVSTNEVFLNNHLNTKQNFNNNNKKFNMSSKPDKISSFNLNLTYDHHGDNLQSNDLHKTLSNFEFDNGINANNGKHDEMNFDFPNNSANNIFQNDSLVKDLENQAKMFHQQVQQQQQQQQRLQQLHTHQQRHNQQQQSNNNQFNDNSTTGGGNHNSIPINNTNSHLLNDLINNGNGGSVISSPSLKNHDSLNIDLDHDTQFQMDVDDDISMSIDSNTPGIHQSINANINSTSNTVNSNSHHDVCIADPARRLYAIEQREERPFQCPVIGCDKTYKNQNGLKYHRLHGHQNQKLRENPDGTFSVINPDSNSPYPHGMAFEKDKPYRCEVCGKRYKNLNGLKYHRAHTTH, from the coding sequence ATGGACACACAACTAGGAAACCACCCTTCCGCCATGGCAGTACACCACCAGCAGCACACCCAGAACTCGTCTGAACCAATCAACATATCCTTTTCAAGGAACAACTCAATATACCACAACAACCCAAAGTTGAGGAGAGAAAGTATAGCCCAATCCCAGGGAATAGGAGGAGTGTCATGGGGATCGGTTGGCATTGGCTCGTGGCTCAAGGACGAGGTGTTTATGCTTCAGCACCAGCATCAGTATCAAAACCCGAACttaaatttgaatcaaaGTCAAACTCAGAATCAAAGCCAAACCCAAACCCAAAATCACAACTACCAGcaacatcaaaatcaacatctcGCTCATAAtaacagcagcaacaacctcatcaacatcaataGTGCGGCCCCACATTCCAGCAATCATCAATTCAGACATGGCTCTATCAACCTCTATAATGGGAATTTTAACAACAGTAATGCCATGGATTTAAGAAATGATAGTATCATGATGGTTTCGGATTCGATACCTAATTCTTCGTATTTGGCAGATTTGGAAGCAAATTACTGCAAAGACTATTCTTGTTGTGGTCAACTTCTACCCACTTTGCATGATTTATTGAAACATTATGAGGAAATGCACATTGGAAACGATTTTTCCAGCAATAATTTCCAACAAGATGGGAATTTCCAATCGAATGACTTGAATAATGGATTGCAACCTCAGCTGAATTTAAATACAGGAACTAATGGCAATTTACCGCATCATAGTAACGCATTGTCAAAtgattcaaattcaagagTTAGAAATAATAATTCAATAGGAGCTGTATCGACTAATGAGGTATTTTTGAACAATCATTTGAATACCAAACaaaatttcaataacaataataagaaattcaacatgAGTTCCAAACCCGACAAAATATCGAGTTTCAACTTGAATTTAACTTATGATCATCATGGGGATAATCTTCAGAGCAATGATTTACATAAAACTCTGtcaaactttgaatttgataatggTATCAATGCAAACAATGGAAAACACGATGAAATGAACTTTGACTTTCCAAACAATAGCGCTAAtaatattttccaaaatgaCTCCCTAGtgaaagatttggaaaatcaaGCTAAAATGTTTCATCAGCAAGtacagcagcagcagcagcaacaacaacgcCTTCAACAATTACACACTCACCAGCAACGTCATaaccaacaacagcagAGTAACAACAATCAGTTCAATGATAATTCAACTACAGGAGGTGGCAATCATAATAGCATTCCAATTAACAATACAAACAGTCATCTACTGAACGATTTAATAAATAATGGTAATGGTGGTAGTGTAATAAGCTCGCCAAGTTTAAAAAACCACGATAGTCTTAATATTGATCTCGATCATGATACCCAATTTCAAatggatgttgatgatgatatctCTATGAGTATCGATAGTAATACCCCGGGCATCCATCAATCTATCAATGCTAATATCAATAGCACCTCTAATACTGTCAATTCCAACTCGCACCATGATGTTTGCATTGCTGATCCTGCTAGGCGATTATATGCGATCGAACAACGTGAAGAACGTCCTTTCCAATGTCCCGTTATAGGGTGTGATAAGACTTACAAGAATCAAAACGGTCTTAAATATCATCGTCTACACGGTcatcaaaaccaaaaattGCGTGAGAATCCAGATGGCACCTTCTCTGTGATCAATCCCGATTCAAATTCCCCATATCCTCACGGAATGGCATTTGAGAAAGATAAACCGTACAGGTGTGAAGTGTGTGGCAAGCGATACAAGAACTTGAATGGTTTGAAATATCATAGAGCACATACCACACACTAG
- a CDS encoding uncharacterized protein (PKUD0A03950; similar to Saccharomyces cerevisiae YLR405W (DUS4); ancestral locus Anc_4.269) has translation MSGATYKEIDHAINAKQVNATDKGLDKRTTPYMGYIAARNPDDKPINIIKRCQKEGRPVFIAGPMVRYSKLPFRQLVRDYQCDIVYSPMILAREFVRNENARLSDFSTNDSDRPLIVQLGVNNITDLIRCVEMIHPYVDGIGINCGCPIKEQVREGIGAALMSNKDLVSEMVYEVKKRWGDEICIETKIRVHDDINETIDFVKEVEKAGVDFITVHGRTKNTRSSQPANFEKIRIIKESVGVPVIANGDCFSLKDAYSIIETTRCDGVMAVRGILNNPGLFAGHAKCPWGAIEKFWHYSTSYGLPYKLIQHHLSCMMEGLITRKQLIGLNECENLIELIEWFDERYQLKRPQDPGFGEGVHIPVRLDRSDMPNL, from the coding sequence ATGAGTGGTGCAACttataaagaaattgatcaTGCAATAAACGCAAAACAGGTTAATGCAACAGATAAGGGGCTCGATAAGAGAACAACACCATACATGGGATATATTGCGGCGAGAAATCCAGACGACAAGCCGATTAATATAATCAAACGATGCCAAAAGGAGGGTAGACCTGTGTTTATAGCTGGACCAATGGTACGTTATTCAAAACTACCATTTCGGCAACTGGTTCGGGATTATCAGTGTGATATTGTTTATTCTCCCATGATCTTGGCAAGGGAGTTTGTAAGGAACGAAAATGCCCGTTTGAGCGATTTTTCCACTAATGACAGTGACAGACCATTGATAGTTCAGTTGGGGGTCAATAATATCACCGATTTGATCAGATGTGTGGAGATGATACATCCGTATGTTGATGGTATTGGCATCAACTGTGGATGTCCCATTAAGGAGCAAGTGAGAGAAGGCATTGGAGCTGCACTAATGAGCAACAAGGATTTAGTTAGTGAAATGGTCTATGAAGTTAAGAAGAGGTGGGGGGACGAAATCTGCATTGAGACTAAAATCAGGGTTCACGATGATATCAATGAGACGATTGACTTTGTCAAGGAGGTTGAAAAGGCTGGTGTTGACTTTATAACTGTCCATGGACGTACCAAGAATACTAGGAGCAGCCAACCtgcaaattttgaaaaaatcaggATAATCAAGGAGAGTGTTGGTGTGCCAGTTATAGCCAATGGTGACTGTTTCAGTTTAAAAGATGCGTATAGTATTATCGAGACTACTCGATGTGACGGTGTCATGGCTGTACGTGGCATATTGAACAATCCAGGGTTATTTGCAGGTCATGCAAAGTGTCCATGGGGggcaattgaaaaattctGGCATTATTCAACCTCGTACGGCCTCCCCTATAAATTGATCCAGCATCATCTCTCATGTATGATGGAAGGGTTGATCACGAGGAAACAACTGATTGGGTTAAACGAATGTGAAAATTTGATTGAGCTTATCGAATGGTTTGATGAAAGGTACCAACTAAAGAGACCACAAGATCCAGGGTTTGGTGAAGGTGTTCATATTCCTGTTCGTTTGGATCGCAGTGACATGCCCAATCTATAG
- a CDS encoding uncharacterized protein (PKUD0A03910; similar to Saccharomyces cerevisiae YDL073W; ancestral locus Anc_4.267), translated as MLLPNSVSRRAQTPHRSPKQSLTSHSRSSSVKSQSSLSLSAPNAAANSSNTLHSPNTSLHSFFFSKSPSIRKNGNRNSTITNSNNGNNNENINTNSNTNSNTNNINNGGNNIPFQSADLRKDTIKSLDQYLSKFVSIKIPSGASASSSSAATSRANILRLHLLPQLRYPISPFSNLHEFLSTSISDLNPELLLLEAKTLLNWWTELLNIVFLDYQTVSSLDRNCYYESVSRLFSHNIWLLFQINHSYSSQFSDMYDSYKSLLMKTFELAYLKINSKSLSVSMSIFIGKVFAYAFFNLNDISRGLSFLLNTKLVKYKKIFNLFVNHSFTSNPKNEYSIVFNQVLADLKTQFPSHLTHFITSTSHPRDVNYIIESHFINSVPPPRDKINGIRETKGIWVSRWSSYDSISIFCSFFRNYLSYSSVYLRTFPSLIIDELHIYGIPGFMCFMTHISEIFNHQIRKSIAKNSHTPNKFKNFNLSTPTSATSSTSSTYNDNILIVPKISLESSIEKCFNVFRDTIFNPRNEYEKLLKGGLVKSFENIIKLIVVKTSLLDNVMVDMVMDIFTQFLKHIETPSSFSDSNNAENFSYLDWTFWLDVLVRLVDSDNLSCQVKALSTLYQIWDLIPSHVFTSANGRWILSPSEPIKLNLIYYLVSDHHWFSFFGHYMPLVRNIYNKLLIWKILGLSSIENIVLVHENFKRQDFKDESKIKVLILSKLMSTYYTTENVIFKPTDPILNKKFQIVKHEGNDDRNRDKKSRLYPFEVLDDSAYINNRSKSKISKSKSEASITSKSKFSSSSLGKDKLSKKKWMGNLFKKTSSASSNSYKDDNSSGGLSKFLGLSNRTERKEVSNSNNIASNSSMSSVSSSFSSLELNSVDANSTLEVNDQSHSIDYSKPPEWTNNTDIANELWEFKLLRNDSKIKSYLSKLNQINDKDAILKYSRDNDEILIINEEPRLPRVKITKKNDYLIKHDMESVESLIDDEIGDDDIIDLQGGFDDFEGLGSFDLNNNKHDPFSTGTIIYHDGINDSIKNVIKNTPASQMYLANGILEYNEEVKRFETFMQEKCNNILSVVQADFENSTTNDSWDHESNTALSKSSSSLLEIKLETNFGGNYRITNSDYENLKKQIPSIVPELGTDKVNAF; from the coding sequence ATGCTGCTTCCCAACAGCGTCTCCCGCAGGGCACAAACCCCCCACCGGAGCCCCAAACAGTCACTCACTTCCCATTCGAGATCGTCGTCAGTGAAATCGCAGTCCAGTCTATCATTATCAGCACCTAATGCTGCAGCAAATAGCTCTAATACTCTCCATTCACCGAATACGTCCTTGCactccttttttttctcaaagtCTCCCTCCATTCGTAAAAACGGGAATAGGAATTCCACCATTACTAACAGTAACAACGGGAATAACAATGAGAatatcaataccaatagCAATACCAACAGCAATACcaataacatcaacaatGGCGGCAATAATATACCCTTTCAGTCGGCAGATCTCAGGAAAGATACCATCAAATCCTTGGATCAGTACCTTTCAAAGTTCGTCAGCATCAAAATACCATCGGGAGCATCGGCATCGTCTTCGTCGGCTGCAACCTCAAGGGCAAACATTCTTCGTTTGCACTTGTTGCCTCAATTGAGGTATCCAATCAGCCCGTTTTCCAATCTCCACGAGTTTCTATCGACCTCAATATCCGACCTTAATCCAGAACTACTTTTATTGGAAGCAAAGactttgttgaattggTGGACAGAATTACTCAACATTGTTTTCCTAGATTATCAAACCGTCTCCTCTCTAGATAGAAATTGCTATTACGAATCTGTCTCAAGGCTGTTCTCTCATAACATTTGGCTCttgtttcaaataaatcactCATATTCTTCTCAATTCTCAGACATGTATGATAGTTATAAATCTTTACTAATGAAAACTTTCGAATTGGCTTACTTGAAAATCAACTCAAAATCCTTGTCTGTTTCAATGTCCATATTTATTGGGAAAGTGTTTGCTTAtgccttcttcaacttgaatGACATATCTCGGGGATTATCCTTTTTGTTAAATACTAAGCTTGTCAAGTATaagaaaatcttcaatttattcGTTAATCATTCATTCACATCAAACCCTAAAAATGAATATTCAATTGTATTCAACCAGGTATTGGCTGACTTGAAAACTCAATTTCCCTCTCATTTGACGCATTTTATAACTTCAACCTCGCACCCAAGAGATGTTAACTATATTATTGAATcccatttcatcaattcaGTCCCTCCACCTCGTGATAAAATCAATGGCATTAGGGAAACAAAAGGTATTTGGGTCTCTAGATGGTCCTCATACGACAGtatatcaatattttgttcattttTCAGAAATTATTTATCTTACTCATCAGTTTATTTGAGAACGTTTCCGTCTTTGATCATTGATGAGCTTCACATATACGGTATTCCTGGTTTTATGTGTTTCATGACTCATATTAGtgaaatattcaatcaCCAAATTCGTAAATCAATTGCCAAAAATTCTCATACTCccaataaattcaaaaacttcaatttATCAACTCCTACATCAGCTACCtcctcaacttcttcaacatatAACGACAATATCCTTATTGTaccaaaaatatcattggAATCAAGTATAGAGAAATGTTTTAATGTTTTTAGAGACACTATCTTTAACCCAAGGAATGAATACgagaaacttttgaaagGGGGCTTGGTAAAATCATTCGAAAATATAATCAAGCTGATTGTCGTTAAAACAAGCTTGCTGGATAACGTAATGGTTGATATGGTAATGGATATTTTCACACAGTTCCTCAAACATATTGAAACACCATCTTCTTTCTCTGATAGTAATAATGCAGaaaatttttcttatttaGATTGGACTTTTTGGCTGGACGTTCTGGTGCGTTTGGTAGATTCTGACAATTTGAGTTGTCAAGTAAAGGCATTATCTACATTATATCAAATCTGGGACCTCATACCATCACATGTGTTCACTTCAGCCAATGGACGGTGGATCTTGTCCCCCTCTGAGCCAATTAAGCTCAATTTGATCTATTATCTTGTCAGCGATCACCATTGGTTTAGCTTTTTTGGGCATTACATGCCTTTGGTAAGAAACATTTATAATAAATTActtatttggaaaatattaGGCctatcatcaattgaaaatatagtaCTGGTTCatgaaaactttaaaaggcaagatttcaaagatgagaGCAAAATTAAGGTACTGATTCTGTCAAAATTGATGAGTACTTACTATACCACAGAAAACGTTATATTCAAACCTACCGATCCAATACTCAATAAGAAATTCCAGATAGTCAAACATGAGGGCAACGATGATAGAAATAGGGACAAAAAATCAAGGCTTTATccttttgaagttttagaTGATTCTGCTTACATTAACAATAGATCAAAATCGAAAATATCTAAAAGTAAAAGTGAAGCATCAATTACAAGCAAATCTAAATTTTCAAGCTCTTCACTGGGTAAAGAtaaactttcaaagaaaaaatggatGGGCAATCTCTTCAAGAAAACTTCTAGCGCCTCTTCCAATTCATATAAAGATGATAATTCAAGTGGTGGATTATCTAAATTTTTAGGCTTAAGTAATAGAACGGAGAGAAAAGAAGTTTCCAACTCTAATAATATAGcatcaaactcttcaatgtCATCAGTatcctcttctttttcatcacTTGAGCTGAATTCTGTGGATGCAAATTCCACTCTAGAAGTAAATGATCAAAGTCATTCGATTGATTATTCCAAACCTCCTGAGTGGACAAACAACACTGATATAGCCAACGAACTATGGGAATTCAAACTATTGAGAAATGattcaaaaatcaaatcataTTTGAGTAAATTAAACCAGATCAATGATAAGGACGCTATCCTTAAGTATTCTAGAGATAACGATGAGATTCTTATCATTAATGAAGAACCTAGGTTACCACGTGTTAAGATCaccaagaaaaatgattatttgataaaacaTGATATGGAATCAGTAGAAAGCcttattgatgatgagattggtgatgatgacaTTATCGATTTACAAGGTGGATTCGATGATTTTGAGGGTTTGGGttcatttgatttgaaCAATAACAAACATGATCCGTTTTCAACAGGGACAATTATATATCATGATGGAATTAACGATAGCATCAAGAACGTTATCAAAAATACACCAGCATCTCAAATGTATTTAGCAAATGGTATATTGGAATATAATGAAGAGGTTAAACGGTTTGAAACTTTTATGCAAGAGAAATGTAACAATATTTTATCGGTAGTTCAAgcagattttgaaaattcgACAACTAACGATAGTTGGGATCATGAATCCAATACCGCACTAAGCAAATCTTCGTCTTCGCTATTAGAGATTAAGTTGGAGACTAATTTTGGAGGGAATTATAGAATAACAAACTCAGATTATGAGAATctgaaaaaacaaatacCTAGCATAGTACCTGAATTAGGGACTGATAAAGTAAATGCATTTTAA
- a CDS encoding uncharacterized protein (PKUD0A03970) produces MLQAAHTDLLNKSNFVVIGSEEGIYRANPQGLEEWIKRCNWEGEKNTMKEINFIGMANYCKSLLLSTSFQGFDLQLQDVIDIWEMRLISMYIAFLLGETRLSIGRGGGIPREMIVTESMIKFEASTMLSQMYKLERHVNRGSNQSGSNDVHDSDDGNDCNDRHRTKILLTWLKFGGKDFPLVEFYYKEVFKARATRNVSYLKSLKFALIAVLTKRNELVNVYTLIRDDELMNKLQDTIESDEQPLERLSRLHLRMCLSFLTPSEPLNIKTVNLFVKMGKNRLYNVLAAALAART; encoded by the coding sequence ATGTTGCAGGCTGCACATACGGATCTTCTCAACAAGAGCAACTTTGTGGTTATAGGGAGTGAGGAAGGAATTTATAGGGCGAATCCACAAGGGTTAGAAGAATGGATCAAGAGGTGCAATTGGGAAGGGGAGAAGAACACGATGAAGGAGATCAACTTTATTGGGATGGCCAACTACTGCAAGAGCTTGTTATTAAGCACGAGTTTCCAAGGGTTTGATTTACAATTGCAGGATGTTATTGATATATGGGAGATGCGGTTGATATCCATGTACATTGCCTTCTTATTAGGAGAGACACGATTGTCAATTGGACGAGGAGGAGGGATTCCCAGAGAGATGATAGTGACAGAGTCCATGATTAAATTTGAGGCTAGTACCATGCTGAGCCAAATGTACAAACTGGAGAGACATGTCAATAGAGGATCCAATCAAAGTGGTAGTAATGATGTCCATGATAGTGATGATGGCAACGATTGTAATGATCGACACCGGACTAAGATCTTACTGACGTGGCTCAAATTTGGCGGAAAAGATTTCCCTCTTGTTGAGTTTTACTATAAAGAGGTTTTCAAGGCAAGGGCTACAAGGAATGTCTCTTATCTTaagagtttgaaatttgcCCTAATTGCAGTGCTAACAAAACGAAACGAGCTAGTCAATGTATATACACTAATCAGAGACGACGAGTTAATGAACAAACTCCAAGATACAATCGAAAGTGATGAACAGCCACTTGAAAGATTGAGTCGTCTACACCTAAGGATGTGTTTGTCATTTTTAACTCCATCTGAGCCTCTAAACATTAAAACGGTCAATTTATTTGTCAAAATGGGGAAAAATAGGCTCTATAATGTCCTCGCTGCAGCCCTCGCTGCCCGCACGTGA
- a CDS encoding uncharacterized protein (PKUD0A03940; similar to Saccharomyces cerevisiae YLR401C (DUS3); ancestral locus Anc_4.264) — translation MSELESGKRPIEESVESEPKKSKVDHFANGVAPIKTEFIISYTNDNAIDDDAAEAAPTSEQLGDSRDQKGQGKGKGKNKNRGQNKARKLVQTKEDLKVCPSIIDPEAGKPCLKGSECNWCHDVDAYLAQKEECFEGPCPVKEELGYCPQGIRCRWLYSHFDKDTKKLTYEEGYVRDENKGEVNFISLDDKRMLYKKKFDFPVSEVALEMYDKERLERFDVEKRKELEAAYNEAKIKAGEKKKLDYKNKKVVSPLTTVGNLPYRRLMKTLGADITFSEMALANSLITGQNSEWALLKAHKSEYPGFGAQIAASKPWQAAKSAEVIYRFASNVSEINLNCGCPIDLLFKKGEGSALMLSSNRMKNLLKVMNDSSGDIPITVKMRMGVKDNKPVATEIVSKLLDAGDIGAITVHGRSRQQRYTKEANWDYIEQVGKIVKAYNEQYEEKKDVSDRPNPVYLIGNGDCYTYEDYYEHVGREGIDTVMVARGALIKPWIFEEIEARQYLDKSASERLRIIENYSRFALQHWGSDDFGVNTARRYLCEFLSFTYRYIPVGILEKLPPKLNQRPPKWRGRNELETLLGSSDYKDWIKISEMFLGKANENFTFIPKHKSNAYETPRN, via the coding sequence ATGTCTGAGCTTGAGTCAGGGAAACGTCCAATTGAGGAGAGTGTCGAGTCCGAGCCAAAAAAGAGTAAAGTTGACCATTTTGCAAATGGTGTTGCCCCAATTAAAACGGAATTTATAATCTCTTACACGAACGATAATGCAATTGACGATGATGCCGCAGAAGCAGCTCCGACAAGTGAGCAGTTGGGTGATTCCAGAGATCAAAAAGGCCAGGGCAAGGGTAAGGGTAAGAATAAGAATCGTGGACAAAACAAAGCTAGAAAGTTGGTTCAGACTAAggaagatttgaaagtttGTCCTTCTATTATCGACCCAGAGGCAGGTAAGCCATGCCTTAAAGGTAGCGAATGCAACTGGTGCCACGATGTAGACGCATATCTAGCACAGAAGGAGGAGTGTTTTGAAGGACCTTGTCCTGTCAAAGAGGAACTAGGTTATTGTCCACAAGGAATCAGATGTAGATGGCTATATTCCCattttgataaagataCCAAAAAATTGACGTACGAGGAAGGTTACGTTAGAGACGAAAACAAGGGCGAAgtcaattttatttctttagaTGACAAGAGAATGCTATACAAAAAGAAGTTTGATTTCCCAGTAAGTGAAGTTGCCTTGGAGATGTATGACAAGGAAAGACTAGAGAGATTCGATGTTGAGAAGAGGAAGGAATTAGAGGCTGCCTATAATGAAGCCAAAATCAAAGCGGgcgaaaagaagaaactagattataaaaataagaaGGTTGTTTCGCCATTGACAACAGTTGGAAATTTACCATACAGAAGACtaatgaaaacattggGAGCAGATATTACATTTTCTGAAATGGCTCTGGCCAACTCTTTAATTACTGGACAAAACAGTGAGTGGGCATTACTTAAGGCTCATAAATCAGAGTATCCTGGCTTTGGTGCACAAATTGCAGCTTCAAAACCATGGCAAGCAGCAAAATCTGCTGAAGTCATTTATAGATTTGCCTCTAATGTCAGTGAAATCAATCTAAATTGTGGATGTCCGATTGATCTATTATTTAAAAAGGGAGAAGGCTCTGCGTTGATGTTGAGTAGTAATAGAATGAAGAACTTATTGAAGGTGATGAATGACTCCTCTGGTGATATACCAATTACTGTCAAGATGAGAATGGGGGtcaaagataataaacCTGTAGCAACTGAGATCGTTTCCAAGTTATTGGATGCTGGTGACATTGGTGCAATAACCGTCCATGGTAGATCGAGACAACAAAGATATACAAAGGAAGCTAACTGGGACTACATTGAACAAGTTGGTAAAATTGTCAAGGCGTATAATGAACAATAcgaggaaaagaaggacGTATCTGATAGACCAAACCCTGTTTATTTAATTGGTAATGGCGATTGTTATACCTATGAAGATTACTATGAGCATGTCGGTAGAGAAGGCATTGATACTGTTATGGTTGCCAGAGGTGCGTTGATTAAACCATGGATTTTCGAGGAAATAGAAGCACGTCAGTACTTGGATAAGTCGGCAAGTGAGAGACTGAGAATTATAGAAAACTACTCTAGATTTGCGTTGCAACATTGGGGTTCCGATGACTTTGGTGTCAACACAGCTAGAAGATATCTCTGTGAATTCCTTTCCTTTACCTACAGATACATTCCAGTGGGtatattggagaaattaCCTCCTAAATTAAACCAGAGACCACCTAAATGGAGAGGACGTAATGAGTTGGAGACACTCTTGGGATCAAGTGATTATAAAGACTGGATTAAGATCTCTGAAATGTTCCTTGGTAAAGCCAACGAAAATTTCACATTTATTCCAAAACATAAAAGTAATGCATATGAGACGCCTAGAAATTAA
- a CDS encoding uncharacterized protein (PKUD0A03960; similar to Saccharomyces cerevisiae YDL075W (RPL31A) and YLR406C (RPL31B); ancestral locus Anc_4.270), whose protein sequence is MAKELKDAVTREYTINLHKRLHGVTFKKRAPKAVKEIKKFAKLHMGTDDVRLDPKLNVELWKKGIQGVPFRLRLRISRKRNEDENAKSTMFSFVEAVNVASAKGLQTVVVEDEE, encoded by the coding sequence ATGGCTAAGGAATTAAAGGACGCAGTTACCAGAGAGTACACCATCAACTTACACAAGAGACTCCACGGTGTCACCTTCAAGAAGAGAGCACCAAAGGCCGTcaaggaaatcaagaagTTTGCCAAGTTACACATGGGCACTGACGATGTCAGATTAGATCCTAAGTTGAACGTTGAGTTATGGAAGAAGGGTATCCAAGGTGTTCCATTCAGATTAAGATTGAGAATCTCTAGAAAGAGAAACGAGGACGAAAACGCAAAGTCCACCATGTTCTCCTTCGTTGAGGCTGTCAATGTTGCTTCTGCAAAGGGTTTACAAAccgttgttgttgaagacgAAGAATAA
- a CDS encoding uncharacterized protein (PKUD0A03930; similar to Saccharomyces cerevisiae YDL072C (YET3); ancestral locus Anc_4.263), translated as MAFQYVLTFTLLVVEMALFALISFPLPSKFRRPLLQTLSTPFNSPQVQMVLRCVFVFIGIMFADSVNRTMKVGNELAGDLVTGGVTRAEIQSRKFYSQRNMYLCGFTLFLSLILNRTYKMVFALLAMKEKESKLMNESKVDEKLHEENEKLRLKIKELEKEKENLLKKSKALSDEY; from the coding sequence ATGGCATTCCAATACGTACTAACCTTCACACTTTTGGTAGTAGAAATGGCTCTCTTTGCGCTAATTTCATTCCCTCTGCCATCCAAATTCCGTCGTCCCTTGTTACAAACGCTATCAACGCCCTTCAATTCACCCCAAGTTCAAATGGTTTTGAGATGCGTGTTTGTCTTCATTGGTATTATGTTTGCAGACTCGGTCAATAGGACTATGAAGGTGGGAAACGAATTGGCTGGTGATTTGGTCACTGGTGGTGTCACAAGAGCTGAAATTCAGTCGAGAAAGTTCTATTCCCAGAGAAACATGTACCTCTGTGGATTTACCTTATTTTTGTCTCTCATTTTGAACAGAACCTATAAGATGGTGTTCGCTTTACTTGCaatgaaagaaaaggaaagtAAGTTGATGAATGAAAGTaaggttgatgaaaaactacacgaggaaaatgaaaaattaagGTTAAAGATCAAAGagttggaaaaagaaaaggaaaacttACTCAAGAAGTCCAAGGCATTGTCTGATGAATATTAA